From the Luteolibacter arcticus genome, one window contains:
- a CDS encoding ROK family protein, translating to MSDPIFIGIDSGATTSKIAAVRSDGSIFPSDLLQRPTCSEGGTAAVIAAWIGAINEFLAQHGLAWSQVEGVGLAVPGPRRSYGVLDTSPNLPAEFDGWNVENDLRVALERESGQILPLALGNDGNLGGVAEAHRARGNDPCSVVMLAPGSGLGGAYVDVAGVPLDGDTLAGMEAGHLAVPLHLLGADALTCGCGRDWGCYEMYTSLAGLPGLLERALPRYPGHVLADPSLGKKERVLKLRGLAQEGDALALELFDLQAKAMGLLVAELSMAVDPGCFVIGGGLIDPDSTTVEFRERYLGGIRETALKYLWPTQQKTLRIVPATLGELSQAVGAALVARHVAREQ from the coding sequence ATGAGCGACCCTATTTTCATCGGCATCGATAGCGGAGCGACCACGTCGAAAATCGCGGCGGTGCGAAGCGACGGCTCGATCTTTCCCAGCGATCTGCTCCAGCGACCCACCTGCTCCGAAGGCGGTACTGCCGCGGTGATCGCCGCCTGGATAGGCGCGATCAACGAGTTCCTCGCGCAACACGGCTTGGCGTGGTCGCAAGTGGAAGGCGTCGGGCTTGCCGTGCCCGGGCCGCGCCGCAGCTATGGCGTGCTCGATACCTCGCCGAACCTGCCCGCCGAGTTTGACGGCTGGAATGTGGAGAACGACTTGCGTGTCGCGCTGGAGCGTGAGTCCGGCCAAATCCTGCCCCTTGCCTTGGGCAATGATGGCAACCTCGGCGGCGTCGCCGAAGCGCATCGCGCCCGCGGCAATGACCCGTGCAGCGTGGTGATGCTCGCCCCTGGCTCCGGTCTTGGAGGTGCCTATGTCGATGTCGCTGGCGTGCCCCTCGATGGCGATACGCTGGCAGGCATGGAGGCCGGTCACTTGGCCGTGCCCCTCCATTTGCTCGGTGCGGATGCCCTGACCTGCGGTTGCGGGCGGGACTGGGGATGCTACGAGATGTACACCAGCCTCGCCGGCCTGCCGGGATTGCTGGAGCGTGCCCTTCCTCGCTATCCCGGCCACGTGCTGGCCGATCCCTCCCTCGGCAAGAAGGAGCGGGTGCTGAAGCTGCGCGGTCTGGCTCAGGAAGGCGACGCGCTGGCGCTGGAGCTGTTCGATCTACAGGCGAAGGCGATGGGCTTGCTGGTCGCGGAGCTTTCGATGGCGGTGGATCCCGGTTGCTTCGTCATCGGCGGCGGATTGATCGATCCCGATTCGACCACCGTCGAATTCCGCGAGCGCTACCTCGGCGGCATCCGCGAGACCGCGCTCAAGTACCTCTGGCCCACCCAGCAGAAGACGCTGCGCATCGTCCCGGCGACGCTCGGCGAGCTGTCGCAGGCGGTCGGTGCGGCTTTGGTCGCACGGCACGTCGCCCGCGAGCAGTAA